The proteins below are encoded in one region of Actinomycetota bacterium:
- the secE gene encoding preprotein translocase subunit SecE — protein MNRQTKRLMARQQAATERRTTPTPARRPAAQERKKRVPARQFLKEVRQELKKVNWPTRQELIAYFVVVLVSVVVLTSLVFGLDYFFSKAVLRVFGG, from the coding sequence ATGAACAGGCAGACCAAGCGGTTGATGGCGAGGCAGCAAGCTGCGACCGAGCGTCGGACCACCCCGACGCCGGCCCGGCGGCCCGCGGCCCAGGAGCGGAAGAAGCGTGTTCCGGCCCGCCAGTTCCTGAAGGAGGTTCGCCAGGAGCTCAAGAAGGTGAACTGGCCGACGCGCCAGGAGCTCATCGCCTACTTCGTCGTCGTCCTGGTCTCCGTCGTCGTGCTCACCTCGCTCGTGTTCGGACTGGACTACTTCTTCTCGAAGGCCGTCCTGCGGGTCTTCGGGGGCTGA